In the Schaalia hyovaginalis genome, CGCCGCCGAGGCCCGCGAAGGCCGAGGCGAGGATCGTGTTGCGCGAACGCGTGCGGTTGACGTTGATGCCGACGGTGTCGGCGGCCTTCGGGTGCTCGCCGCAGGCGCGCAGGCGCAGGCCCCAGCGCGAGCGGTAGAGGAAGACCGCGAGGAAGACGACGGTCGCGTACATGAGGTACACGAGCACCGTCTGGTTGAACAGCATCGGGCCGATGATCGGGATCTCCGCGAGGAAGGGGATCTTCAGCGAAGCCAGGGAGAACCTGTTCGTGTTGAGGGTCTCGGGCGAGACCTTCATGAGCGTCCCGTAGAAGAAGGTGGTCAGGCCCAGGGCGAGCACGTTGAGCACGACGCCGACGATGATCTGATCCACTCCGTAGCGGACGGAGAACACGGCGAGCAGGCTGCCGAGCAGCGCCCCTGCGAGGGGGGCCGCGACGAGGCCCGCGTAGGGGGTCTGGAAGAAGGAGGCCGCCATGACGCCCGCGAATGCGCCGACGAGCAGGTCGCCCTCGATCGCGATGTTGACGACGCCGACGTGCTCGGACACGACGCCCGAGAGGGCGCCAAAGATGAGCGGCGTCGAGATCGCCACCGTCGACACGAGGGTCGAGGTGAGGGTGACGACGCCGGAGGATCCGGTGCCGGCGTAGATGAGGAAGGCGAGGGTCGTGGCGATGCCCGCGAGGAGCATCGCAAGGGTCTGGACCCAGCGCGGGCTCTTGGCCCGCATCGAGGTTGTGACGATCGACCAGACGGCGACGAGCGCGACGAGGGCGAGCAGCACCCAGAGGATACCCGCGCCGCCGAGGACGATATCGGGGATCTCGAAAGCCTGCGACTTGTCGTTGAGGCGGATCGTGACCTCGCCCTTCGCCGTGAAGGAGAAGAAGGCGAGCAGGAGCGCCGCGAGGGTGTAGACGATCGGCAGCTTCCAGGAGCGCTTCACCTGGACGTCGTCCATGACGTCGGCCTGAGTTCGGGTGGTGGTCATCGCGATTCTCCTTCCGCATCGGCGGCCGTGGCGTCGACGGCGGTCTCGGCCACCTTCGGGGTCGCCGGGGTGACGAGGGCGGGGGCCTCATCGTCGATGCCGAGGGCGGCGAGCTCGGCGCGCAGCGACTTCTCGGGCTCCTTGGGCAGGCGGAAGAGCCAGCGCACGAGGGCGGGGGCGGCGATGAGCAGGACGATGACCGACTGGAGGATGAGGATCATGTCGATCGGAACGCCCTTGGGCTGCATGGTGTAGCCGCCGGCCTTGAACGCGCCGAAGAGGAGGCCGGCGAACATGGTTCCGAGGGGCTTGTTGCGTCCGAGCAGGGCGACGGTGATCGCATCGAAGCCGAGCGATCCCGCGACGTCGCGCGAGACGTACCCGACGGTTCCGAGGGCTTCGTTCGCGCCGACGAGGCCCATGAAGGCGCCGGAGATCATCATCGTGATCGTGGTGATCTTCTCGACGGAGATGCCGGCGGTGCGGGCGGCCGCGGGGTTGGCGCCGACGGCGCGCACCTGGAAGCCGAGGGTCGAGCGGTCCAGGATCCACCAGAACACGACGACGGCCAGGAGGGCGACGATGATGCCCGCGTGGAGCTTGAAGGGCGAGGGGAGGATCGGGAGGAAGGCCGCCGTGTCGGCGACATCGGGGGTCTGCGGCTGGTTCGAGCCGGGGACCTGCCAGGACTTCTTCGCGAGCACGTAGCCGAGGGTGAGGGCCGCGATCGAGTTGAGCATGATCGTGACGATGACCTCATTGGCTCCGGTGCGGGCCTTGAGGAAGCCCGCGATCCCCGCGTACAGCGCTCCCGCGACGACCGCGGCGAGGAGGGCGACGACGGTGTGCAGGACCGGCGGCAGGTGGAGGTTGAAGCCGACCCAGACGGCGGCGAGCGCGCCGAAGATGACCTGGCCCTTGCCGCCGATGTTGAACAGTCCCGCGCGGAAGCCGAAGGCGAGGCCGAGGCCGCCGATGATGAGCGGGGTCGCGTAGAGCAGCGTGTTCGTGATCGGCTTGATCTGTCGGACGAAGCTCTTGGCCTCCGGGTCGAAGATCGCGCCGCGGAACATCGCGTAGTAGGCGTCGGTCACCGAGGCGCCGGCCATGACGATGAGGATCGCGCCGACCGCGAAGGCGATGAGGACTGCGAGGATCGAGACGAACCATTTCGATCCGAGGATGTGCCGGGCGACGAGGCCGCCCTTGGATTGGGGTTTCTTCGTCATCGTGCCTCCTCCTGGGTGGAATCGGACTGGGAGGCGAGGGCCTCTTCGAGGAGCACGCCTGCCATCATGAGGCCGAGGACCTCACGCGGGGTATCGGGGGCGACGACGCCCATGATCCGCCCGCGGTACATGACCGCGATGCGATCGGCGAGCGCCACGACCTCGTCGAGCTCGGAGGAGATGAGCAGAACGGGCGTCCCCTGGTCGCGCACGGAGACGATCTGCTTGTGGATGAACTCGATGGAGCCGACGTCGACGCCGCGGGTCGGCTGGTTCGCGACGAGGAGGTTGAGGTCCTTCGAGAGCTCGCGGGCGACGACGACCTTCTGCTGGTTGCCGCCCGAGAGGGAGGAGATCGGGTCCTCGATGGAGGTGAGGCGGATGTCGTACTCCTCCTCGAGGGCCTTCGCGTTCTTCTCGATGACGCCGAGCCTGAGGGCCGGGCCGGCCGCGAAGGGCGCCTTGTCGAACTGATCGAGGATGAGGTTCTCCGAGATGGAGAAGCCAGCGATGATGCCGTCGGTGGAGCGGTCCTCGGGGATGAAGCCGATGCCCGCGTCGAGCGACTTGCGCGGCCCGGCGTGGGTGATGTCGACGCCTTCGAGGGTGATCGAGCCCGAGTCGGGGTTGACGAGGCCGAGGATGGCTTCGGCGAGCTCGGTCTGGCCGTTGCCCTGAACGCCGGCGACGGCGACGACCTCGC is a window encoding:
- a CDS encoding ABC transporter permease → MTTTRTQADVMDDVQVKRSWKLPIVYTLAALLLAFFSFTAKGEVTIRLNDKSQAFEIPDIVLGGAGILWVLLALVALVAVWSIVTTSMRAKSPRWVQTLAMLLAGIATTLAFLIYAGTGSSGVVTLTSTLVSTVAISTPLIFGALSGVVSEHVGVVNIAIEGDLLVGAFAGVMAASFFQTPYAGLVAAPLAGALLGSLLAVFSVRYGVDQIIVGVVLNVLALGLTTFFYGTLMKVSPETLNTNRFSLASLKIPFLAEIPIIGPMLFNQTVLVYLMYATVVFLAVFLYRSRWGLRLRACGEHPKAADTVGINVNRTRSRNTILASAFAGLGGAFFTIGSGLAFTDNISAGNGYIALAAMILGKWHPIGAMSAAVMFGFAQAVARMLPNVAPAIPSDLVSMIPYVVTIIAVAGFVGKSKAPAAENIPYVK
- a CDS encoding ABC transporter permease, with protein sequence MTKKPQSKGGLVARHILGSKWFVSILAVLIAFAVGAILIVMAGASVTDAYYAMFRGAIFDPEAKSFVRQIKPITNTLLYATPLIIGGLGLAFGFRAGLFNIGGKGQVIFGALAAVWVGFNLHLPPVLHTVVALLAAVVAGALYAGIAGFLKARTGANEVIVTIMLNSIAALTLGYVLAKKSWQVPGSNQPQTPDVADTAAFLPILPSPFKLHAGIIVALLAVVVFWWILDRSTLGFQVRAVGANPAAARTAGISVEKITTITMMISGAFMGLVGANEALGTVGYVSRDVAGSLGFDAITVALLGRNKPLGTMFAGLLFGAFKAGGYTMQPKGVPIDMILILQSVIVLLIAAPALVRWLFRLPKEPEKSLRAELAALGIDDEAPALVTPATPKVAETAVDATAADAEGESR